The nucleotide window tacaaaaatgacaagctagggttgataattaagcatgaaaatactttgtactatgaaaagtgtcaaacaacaaatttggtatttttcctatgttttacacagtaaacaatcactgcacaaaaattatcatacacatgttttatacaatttttgctctctattaaaataacaaaaatcatcaattaaaggcacttgaactacacaccaatatttctctacagaacatgcatgacatgtatttttcctacaaagtacatctcaagaatagatcaaccaaattagaatcatatttttctgatgtatattctacttactagacattttctaagaaatcagcatttacaagaattaaataaaaccctatacaaaagtatcacaaaactaacatgcaacatttttatattgtagatctacttctaagaaacacaacaaaattggtCTCACTTGATTTGGAGCTAAAATGAGCAAACTATGGATTTTTGAAGCCTTTAAAAGCATTTTCCAGAAATCCTTTTCTTTTAAAACAAAAATCCAGCCGATGAAAACGCTGGatgcacccggtgcagtgcacccaggTCTACGCCTGAGGCACTGACAAGCGGGCCCCCGTGGGTCaatggccccacctgtcggtctgACCGAAATAGGGGGGCGACGCTGACCGGCGTgttctcaccgacggtgagctagccggcggtgtggtcaccaccagcagctcacccgCGATGAGGCGAATGTGATGCACCAAGAGAGGGCGCCGGAGGAGCTCTAGAATGAGCCCGACAgcgtgcatggcggcacggtggcgcgACTCATCGGTGGTACGCCGACTCCGGCCACAGCAAGGCCCGGTGAGGCGCGCGTGAGCATGGCGAGGTCATAGCGGACTTGTAGCACGAGAAatgaaggagggagaggaagtggaCCGAGGTCGACTGCGTGGACCACGAGCTCACCGGAGCTTCGATCATGGCGCGGAGAACAAAACCGGCCAACACGGCCTCTCACCTCGACGACAGCAGCCACGAGTGAGCGCAAGCGAGGTAGGGGTccaaggcggagctgctggcgacAGGAATCGGGAAAAGGGGGTGGCAGTGAGGGAGCTTGATGCCGACGGAGCACGTCAGCAAGCTCGGTAGCTCGGGCGCCCGCCTAGGATTTCAAAAAGGAGAACGAGAGGAAGAGGGACAAGAGGGTTGGAATGCGGCGCCAGGGAGCGGCTGGTCGGGCCTTGAAGGCAGCGCGGCCGGTCTGGACGGGGCAGGCCAGTGGTGCCGCgcggcgagctcgccggcgcatggccgccacatgGCTCGCGTGCCCTGGCGTGGTCAGAGCGTGGGTGCGGGCGAGCGAACGGCGGGCGCGGAGGCAGGTCGGGCTGGCTTTGGCCGTGGGCCGATAAGCGAGCATTATTACTATACAACTTTGTCAAAAAGTTGCTcagaaaaatgtactctacaactttgtcaaaaagagtaaggccaaaatccaattagattttgaactatagatttaaagttaatttaaataaaaaaccctattttagaagattatttttaaaagcaaaatttaggaaaatttgaataccaaccttgctccaaaatgcatgtgaaacatttctaagtcatttgtactcccaaacaaTCATGTTAAACATTATTACTAGCACAGACATGACCCAGGTTCATTTAAATagtaatgcaacatacatgtttcacgagcatgtttcagatgtttcaaagcattgtttcagttattattatttaacatgattatgcatgtatacttgtgatgcttgatgatgtattatgttcatgatttgcagtgcctaaatgcttgcgtaacaccggggtgttacaaagaTGACAGTCGACGTGGacatacctttgggaccaggccaGGGTTCCGTACGCGAGGTTAGACCGGGCATACATTGAGTTCACCAACGGGCTAGACACGCTGACGgcatctagtgtaagtaaattttatttcccatgctggtttgaaaaggattagtataccatctaacatcttgttcggacatgttgtaggtggagtgggagccatacggtggagaggacgcacttccaaacgtatcgtacatacgctttgtagatgaatctagggttaccaagcaacagtgaatgattctatggtttttagataataaaaatagactttttagataCAGAAACAGCAGcgatttatcacatcactgacatagtactggcatgcaaggaagcacaactgcactctatctccaccatccatcttattattgtttgatccaagggcttaggtgaagaggcacacagaTCGCTGAAATgacacattgagaggcctccattcctcctctcaacctataaataaccactcactccctctcattcacacacacaataaGGAAGAAGAATACTCCTTAGCATTTTCTtttgttgcagtaccaatgtctggagggtcgtctagagggagaggaaaggggaagggaactacctaggggtgggagggtcctcttggtcctgatttctttgaggaagctctttatgagaggttcctagttgagagcaaaagtgatttcaccaaagaggcaccactaagaggatacgatgaaaggaaagaagagtggccaaaatgcatacatggtgaggactgcctagtgcagatattcaccgagggaatagatggaggtcgtcgtttcttcaaatgccacgagcatgggtaattgctattacttttTGTTTCATCAATATGTTtctcttgtatataacttacacaACATACTTATTAtagtcttccttggccaaagaaaactatgggttcagtaggtgggtcgatcctcgacctatttatccgcatgcggagtacatctattacctacaggaccgtatcttcgatatagaaagggaagttagcagcagttacaaggacgacggacaggacgacaacaacaatggtgccaattcacaggaggcactctgcaatgatccatattgcacctgccctaaccacaacaacaaggggcctcccccgtcaccctcgccaccgccaccaccaataacaggaggctactatggagaaggtgcaacacaatttgctatgtggctacactactaggatgactttatctttttcacataccacatctatgtgtttgttgtttggtttaattacctaaggcatgttaggtttagtcgaaggaaactctgtacccaggttcggtacatgtagcCACATGGCATtttatgtgttttgtgtgttgatttatataatgtcGTACGTCGTTAGGTTTTTTTGCAGCAAGTGTTCATATTTCAATATgtccgtatcattaagcggaatattaagaccataaataataaaaacaaccacataataaaaagttcaatactatgccacattacacaatatattaatactagaagtacgtgtcaatagtagacataggggcaaatgcactttcaaatcctcagtctaaaacgtactgagtaagcaactcatcatccgagtaccagtcctctaccacaaccttgttgctgtgggtaggctcacctgcattgctctgacctACCTATCGCATGTAGTAAGAGGCCTCTGCTTCATCTACGGCcgctgtggcctgagtgaagaacgcgtcgtcatcctcctccgcctgtaagcccgcctctactggagcaatgagctcgctcagtctgccagtgtcgtcctcagcctccttcacCTGCATGCccgtctctgctagagcgatgagctcgctcagtctaccagtgtcgtcctcagcctcctacgTCTGCATGCCCGTCTCTACTAGagtaatgagctcactcagtctgccagtgtcgtcatcATCCGCATcctcctcatcagacaacacaatcggtgattgaacggtgcgaccagctcgcgatctatgctcatctaacttcttctcctcataccttgcatgagccacctctgtgGCATGTTCCTCGCCGCAACCAAtctcttcatgtataaaatacaatcagttagcaacataattatattacatttaaaatcaggcaacgaaaaaaggctttcaagcactcactggcatataatgtagcaacatgctcgttcaagaactgcatctgtactcttatctcctcccttgcctcattccttgccctctcctcctctaacgtcatctgcCTCTCCAATTCCCagttgttaagcccaacatcgaccggattgcaaataccgcgctgtctagcaaactcacgcatctttttttgtgatgtttaacgaataggttgatgtagtcaggtccatatcccctcttttgtgcaattagttgcctcttcttcagttcatccaagaacttagcttgaccatcacaacattcccacctgcattttctagtgctctgttcaaaaaaaaatattatatcatatatgtcttagcaaaagaaataaaatacgattccatatttaccacaaaaataacgaaccttatcatactcaatcatatggccgcaataatggcctattctatGCTCCGAagagactaggccatagttggatttaacaccacattcgcacatgataggaggtgctttgtagattaccctttctttcttcttttcctgaACCCTCcgtggttcttccggccattggttcttaggaccatacaaccatttcttgaaacgacacttcatcattgaaaacacctaaataatgaaacattagtacatgaacacatatagctcaagatttgaacacatacactttgcacttacttcatgcttgtttggacacacaaactccaatgtattctcagggtttatcacagctcgatctccgtaaTCACATAgagaaggttcctcgagtcgtctaactacggctaggtgcttctccttagccgtcattggcggagggttaggggggtggaacccaccgcttgaagtgctcacgtggatgtcttctTCTAAATTAATCATCGAAAagaaggtacctaggatcaaacttgtctgcaccatcgatccactgaaataaaaagcacctctcatggtcctacacaacgagattccaataaaatattagtagcatacttacacaaataaagaaaaatgatagtggaaacaatttctaacattaaaacgactgcatgtgtagaagcaacgcgccgctgtgtccggatatttcaattgaaaaacatgggccggaaaaccatagtcacagttagggacagagagtttaggagggacgggggcatctttgctagacgcatcggggtataattctcgaggacgaccccgtttttgccaaaactcctcccgaaacatttattgcatctaacaaaacggatgtaatttaacaaacataaatcaaaacatcacaaataaatgtcaatgagaaccataactacaatacaaccaatttcgttctaagaaacgaaagcagttaacattaaaccctaaacctagggtttctaatttgatgcacaacaatgaatccataacataactacatgcacaacaatgaacccataatataACTACATGCACCCATAATATATATATTGAgagatacaatgaaaccctaagtgatgatgattcttaggttgaaaaatctgactaatatataccgaatcgatgcgaaaaaaactaggaggggagcgaggataccttgctctcgaagatctatggatcaaatcaaggttttcaaggtccaatatgccgattcgtgaggtagggtgaagtggggagagaaaaaacccgagaggaaggagaaagaagaggaagaacgctcgggcaggaaggttgggccaGGGTTAAATGCtgagagctcggcgccagtcactctagcgccgagctcgacgccatagATCTTGACGCCAAGCTCCCTGCCAGGGTGTccaccgtgcccaggagctcacTATGGCGTCGAGCTCTCTGCTAGGGTGTccaccgtgcccaggagctcggcgtcaGAGACTCTGGCGCCTActtcggcgccagcatcaatggcgccgagctaaaagtccatttttaaaattctttccgtcagggatctatttgtgagaaacttaaaaaaggctaaattgtaaaaaattcggccCGGCCGCAGGTAGGGGAGACGCAGGCTAACGGCCACAGCGTCCGCCACACGGCTGCCGCCCACAGCGGATCCGGACCCACTCCCCCACCGCCTGCGTAAGATCCCACCCCACGCTGATTCGCTCGGCGTCCCCACCCCTCCCCTGCAGCGGCCCTGCTATATAGGGGTGTGCGGCCGCGCCAGCCTGCGCTCGTGGTGTGCCGTGCGCGACAGTGGCCAGCCTGCCCCGCCTGCCCGCGCGCGGCACTGCGAATCCGAGCTCCGGGCTCTCCGGAACGCCGAGCAGAGGGGAACGATGGAGGACAAGGCGTCCAACCTGGACGCCGTGCTCAAGGAGGCCGTCGATCTCGTACGCGCCACTCTCTCATCCCTCCCTCCCCGTTTTGCTTGCCTTTTCCTGCTCTCGCGGTTGCTTCTTGGGCTTCGTGGCGCGGGTGCCGCCgggcgccgctgctctgctcggTGCCCAGTTCGTGCGTGCCTGCATCCCTCGTTCCGCGGTTTTTTCGGTGTGCGTTTTCATTTGGGAAGGTGCGGATGTGTGGGGTTTTTGCCGTTTTGGTGCCCTGCCGGCTGCCGCTGGCGGTGAACTAGTACTACTACTCCCTCTTTTTCCCGTTCGTGCCCCCCGCCCGCCTCGATCACGCCGGGACTCCGTGATCTCGTCGGCGGCCGCGATTCGCTCCCGCTTGCCCCCCACCCATCCACTGGGCACTGCTCGATTCGGCGCTTTGATTGCGTGATCTCGCTGCGGTTACGCTCGGCCCAGCCCCAGGTTCTTCTTAGTTCTTCCCAGTTGCTCTCCGCTGGTTACTTTTGTTGTTTTTTTTCTCCTCCGCCGTTCTTTCTGCTTTTTTTTTTGTGGTTTTCCGCGCACCGCTTCAACGCACCAATTCTTTATCTTCTTACGCTTTTATTTTGTTGGTTCTTGTCTGTTGCCTGATCCCTCCTCTGCCGTGATGGTGTTCTTGCGCCTGCGCAGGAGAACATACCGATCGAGGAGGTGTTCGAGAACCTGCGATGCAGCTCGCAGGGCCTCTCCACGGAGCAGGCCGAGCAGCGCCTCGCCATCTTCGGGCCCAACAAGCTGGAGGAGAAGCAGGTGAGGGAATCCGCCGGCCGCCGCCTTGGCTCGCCTCATGCGTTTCTGTTCCTGTTCATTCATCAGTCTAGCGTGACGCGAAGCTTACATGatggatgtgtgtgtgtgtgtgtgtctgtttGTGTGCCTGCAGGAGAGCAAGATCTTCAAGTTCTTGGGATTCATGTGGAATCCGCTGTCCTGGGTCATGGAGGCGGCCGCCGTCATGGCCATCGCGCTCGCGAATGGTGGAGTAAGTACTGATTTTTTTTCACACCGTGTGGACATGGCAGAGGTGTTCTGGAGACTGGGTTCCAGAGGTTTTGATGTGTGtttccacttttttttttttcagaACAAGCCGCCCGACTGGCAGGACTTCGTGGGTATCATCACTCTGCTCATCATCAACTCCACAATCAGCTTCATTGAGGAGAACAATGCCGGCAATGCCGCTGCCGCTCTTATGGCGCGCCTCGCCCCCAAGGCCAAGGTACTGACATGATCTTGTTTGCAGCGCCGTGTTGTTTGCCTGGAGGGTGTACTGATTTCGGTTTTGCTGCGATAAAGGTTCTCAGAAATGGCCGGTGGACCGAGGAGGAATCGGCTATCCTTGTGCCAGGGGACATCATCAGTGTGAAGCTTGGGGATATCATTCCAGCTGACGCTCGTCTGCTTGAAGGGGATCCACTGAAAATTGATCAGGTAATGCAAATTGAAGCTGCTCCTCTCTATGTGAATTGGGTTGGTGTTAAATTGTGCTTCTTCTGACTTTTGAGTTGCCTGCAGTCTGCACTCACTGGCGAGTCTCTTCCGGTGACCAAAGGCCCTGGTGATGGAGTGTACTCTGGCTCCACTTGCAAACAGGGCGAGATTGAGGCCGTTGTCATTGCCACTGGTGTGCACACATTCTTTGGCAAGGCAGCACATCTTGTCGATTCAACAAACCAAGTTGGTCATTTCCAGAAGGCAAGTTTCTAATCCTGCTTTTCAGAACTTGCTTACTTTCTTCATTGGCAAATTTATGACGCGACGAACACCTGTTGTTTCACTGTCCAGGTTCTCACTGCCATAGGGAACTTTTGCATCTGTTCAATTGCTGTGGGAATGATCGTGGAGCTTATCGTCATGTACCCGATCCAACACAGGGGTTACAGACCAGGAATTGACAATCTGTTGGTGCTTCTGATTGGAGGAATTCCAATTGCCATGCCCACTGTCCTTTCTGTGACTATGGCAATCGGGGCTCATCGCTTGGCTCAACAGGTATGAACTTGTCAATAGGGAAAATTTTGATCTCTGTTTCTCATTTGATCTAATATGGGAATTGAATACTGGAGTTTTGCTTGGTGGTTTAGGGAGCAATTACTAAGAGAATGACAGCAATTGAAGAAATGGCTGGCATGGATGTTCTTTGTAGTGACAAGACTGGGACATTAACCTTGAACAAGTTGACTGTGGACAAGAGTCTTGTAGAGGTAGGCTGTTGTTACTAGAAGTTCAATTGCCTTTCTGTGTATGGATCATTGCAGCCTAACCTGATTGTTAACTGGATCAGGTTTTCCAAAAAGGCGTTGACCAAGATACAGTAATTCTGATGGCTGCCAGAGCTTCTCGTACAgaaaaccaggatgccatagaTGCCACGATAGTTGGCATGCTGGCTGATCCAAAGGAGGTACTTAGATTCCTCAGGAGTTTGTGATGTGCAGGCTGCAGCTAATTTTACTTTTACTAACTATTTCTCTTTCTTCTGCTTGTTTGACAAAAGGCTCGTGCTGGTGTTCGAGAGATTCATTTTCTGCCATTTAATCCAACTGACAAAAGAACTGCTTTAACCTACCTTGATGGTGAAGGAAGAATGCATCGTGTTAGCAAGGGAGCACCAGAGCAGGTACTGTTTTCCTAAGCACATATTGGGAATTCTACAATTGTGACAATGATTTCAATTATTAACAGTGGAAGTTAAACAGATCCTTCATCTTGCACACAACAAGTCGGATATTGAAAAAAGGGTCAGAGCTGTGATTGACAAATTTGCTGAACGTGGTTTGCGAGCACTTGGTGTAGCTTACCAGGTCTGTGATCCTTGACATGCATTATTGCTACACTCTTTAACTACAAGGTCTGCTGTACTTGACTGAAAATTCATGTACAGGAAGTGCCAGATGGTAGGAAAGAGAGTCCTGGTGGACCATGGAAATTCATTGGGCTCTTGCCACTTTTCGACCCCCCTCGCCATGATAGTGCAGAAACTATCAGAAGGGCACTCCATCTTGGTGTCAATGTCAAGATGATTACAGGTTTGTCATATTCGTCCCTGTCCACCTTGAGTTGATTCCTCTAACCTGAAGTTTCATCCTCTGACTCCTTGCTAGCTTGTAGATAGCAATATGTTTGCAGATTTGGTTAGTGCTACTGAAATACTGTACTGTAGTACTGACCCGATCCCCCTCCCCTCAGGTGATCAGCTTGCAATTGGGAAGGAAACAGCACGTCGTTTGGGAATGGGTACTAATATGTACCCTTCATCTGCTCTACTCGGACAGAATAAGGATGAGTCAATTGCTTCTTTACCAATTGATGAATTGATCGAGAAGGCTGATGGCTTTGCTGGAGTCTTTCCCGGTACAACTATGCAGATTACCTGTTTTTGATTACTCTTGTTTGATAGGCTCAACAGTTATTCAGCATCTATATGCAGCACTTATGTCTAATTCATTTTTTATTATCGCTTGATAGAACACAAGTATGAGATTGTGAAACGCTTGCAAGCAAGAAAACATATATGTGGTATGACTGGGGATGGTGTAAATGATGCCCCAGCTTTGAAGAAGGCTGATATTGGTATTGCAGTAGCAGACTCCACCGACGCAGCTCGTAGTGCTTCTGACATTGTCCTAACTGAACCAGGACTTAGTGTGATTATTAGTGCTGTGCTGACGAGTCGGGCAATTTTCCAAAGGATGAAGAATTACACAGTACGTCAATTCCGCATTTCCTTTTCAGTCTCTTAGTGTTACATTGTGTGCAGTATTTTCAAAGTTTATTCTTGCTTGCAGATCTATGCTGTTTCAATTACCATCCGTATTGTGGTATGTACCTGTACTTAATTTTTAGAAAATAATGCTTGGTTGACTGATGGGACAAATAGTTTATCTGACCCCTATAGATACTTTTTTGTTGTAACAGCTTGGTTTTATGCTTCTTGCTCTGATATGGAAGTTTGACTTCCCACCATTTATGGTCCTGATCATTGCCATCCTCAATGACGGTAAGCCTCCTTTTAGTTGGTTATAATTCATGATGAGAGTAAAACATGCAGTTGATCGTTAATTTGTTCTGTTCATATCTACACACCTTTAGTCAGTGTAAGTAGCATATTAGGTTACCTACCAACTTCAACCTCTTGACATGGATAGGTACCATTATGACTATCTCAAAGGACAGAGTAAAACCATCTCCACAACCTGATAGTTGGAAGTTGGCTGAGATTTTTGCAACTGGAATAGTTCTGGGTGGTTATTTGGCCATGATGACTGTCATTTTCTTCTGGGCTGCGTACAAGACTGACTTCTTCCCGGTATGGACCTGTAGTTTGTTGAACATTATTAAAGTTTTGAGGGATCGTTGCAGTGTGCTCATCCTTGTCATTGTTGCTAATTTGCAGCGACTGTTCCATGTCGAAAGCCTTGAGAAGACCGCCCAGGATGATTTTCAGAAGCTTGCCTCTGCGGTGTACCTTCAAGTTAGCACAGTCAGTCAGGCCCTTATCTTTGTGACACGGTCTCGCAGCTGGTCATTTGTGGAGCGTCCTGGGTTCTTGCTGGTCTTTGCTTTCTTGGTGGCGCAGCTGGTGAGTCATCTGAATCCAGTTTCATGCCTTACCTGCCATGTTGTCTTTCTGCGTTTTGTCTTGCTCACATTGTGTCATGTTTTCAGATTGCTACTCTGATTGCTGTATATGCCAACTGGGCATTTGCTGCGATCAAGGGCATTGGATGGGGCTGGGCTGGTGTCATCTGGCTTTACAACCTCGTCTTCTACTTCCCGCTGGATATCATCAAGTTCCTCATCCGTTACGCGCTGAGTGGGAGAGCATGGAATCTCGTCCTTGAGCAGAGGGTAAGAACACACACCCATAAGAGAATGATTGTTGACTTCCAACGTTCAGTTTTCTGACTGTGAAATGCGCACTCATCTGTGATTGTTGCCTGCCAAATGTGTGTAATGATCTGTTTTGCTGGCATACACATTCAGATTGCATTCACAAGCAAGAAGAATTTCGgcacggaagaaagggagcgcaAGTGGGCGCATGCTCAGAGGACTCTCCACGGGCTCCAGCCACCAGAGGCATCCATCTTCGAGAACAAGACGACCTTCAACGAACTCAACCAGCTCGCGGAAGAGGCCCGCAGGAGAGCTGAGATGGCGAGGTACAAGCATGCTATTTCAGAGCTTCTGGATAATCCCATCTAGCCCAAACGTAGTTTTGTTGAGCATCTCCACTAACTTGCCCTGTTCCTTGTGATTTTGTGGCAGGTTGCGAGAAGTGAGCACCCTGAAGGGGAAGATGGAGTCGGTGGTGAAGCAGAAGGGTTTGGACATCGAGACCATCCAGCAGTCCTACACCGTGTGACTGACGGATCATGGAGGCACGACTATAGAGACGGATTATGGAGTATGTACTTAGGGAGCAATAAGGATTAAGGAACCCTATATATGACTGGTTCGCGAGGATGATGAtggtatatttatgatgtcggt belongs to Miscanthus floridulus cultivar M001 chromosome 4, ASM1932011v1, whole genome shotgun sequence and includes:
- the LOC136549497 gene encoding plasma membrane ATPase 1-like isoform X1, which produces MEDKASNLDAVLKEAVDLENIPIEEVFENLRCSSQGLSTEQAEQRLAIFGPNKLEEKQESKIFKFLGFMWNPLSWVMEAAAVMAIALANGGNKPPDWQDFVGIITLLIINSTISFIEENNAGNAAAALMARLAPKAKVLRNGRWTEEESAILVPGDIISVKLGDIIPADARLLEGDPLKIDQSALTGESLPVTKGPGDGVYSGSTCKQGEIEAVVIATGVHTFFGKAAHLVDSTNQVGHFQKVLTAIGNFCICSIAVGMIVELIVMYPIQHRGYRPGIDNLLVLLIGGIPIAMPTVLSVTMAIGAHRLAQQGAITKRMTAIEEMAGMDVLCSDKTGTLTLNKLTVDKSLVEVFQKGVDQDTVILMAARASRTENQDAIDATIVGMLADPKEARAGVREIHFLPFNPTDKRTALTYLDGEGRMHRVSKGAPEQILHLAHNKSDIEKRVRAVIDKFAERGLRALGVAYQEVPDGRKESPGGPWKFIGLLPLFDPPRHDSAETIRRALHLGVNVKMITGDQLAIGKETARRLGMGTNMYPSSALLGQNKDESIASLPIDELIEKADGFAGVFPEHKYEIVKRLQARKHICGMTGDGVNDAPALKKADIGIAVADSTDAARSASDIVLTEPGLSVIISAVLTSRAIFQRMKNYTIYAVSITIRIVLGFMLLALIWKFDFPPFMVLIIAILNDGTIMTISKDRVKPSPQPDSWKLAEIFATGIVLGGYLAMMTVIFFWAAYKTDFFPVWTCSLLNIIKVLRDRCSVLILVIVANLQRLFHVESLEKTAQDDFQKLASAVYLQVSTVSQALIFVTRSRSWSFVERPGFLLVFAFLVAQLIATLIAVYANWAFAAIKGIGWGWAGVIWLYNLVFYFPLDIIKFLIRYALSGRAWNLVLEQRIAFTSKKNFGTEERERKWAHAQRTLHGLQPPEASIFENKTTFNELNQLAEEARRRAEMARLREVSTLKGKMESVVKQKGLDIETIQQSYTV
- the LOC136549497 gene encoding plasma membrane ATPase 1-like isoform X2, which produces MEDKASNLDAVLKEAVDLENIPIEEVFENLRCSSQGLSTEQAEQRLAIFGPNKLEEKQESKIFKFLGFMWNPLSWVMEAAAVMAIALANGGNKPPDWQDFVGIITLLIINSTISFIEENNAGNAAAALMARLAPKAKVLRNGRWTEEESAILVPGDIISVKLGDIIPADARLLEGDPLKIDQSALTGESLPVTKGPGDGVYSGSTCKQGEIEAVVIATGVHTFFGKAAHLVDSTNQVGHFQKVLTAIGNFCICSIAVGMIVELIVMYPIQHRGYRPGIDNLLVLLIGGIPIAMPTVLSVTMAIGAHRLAQQGAITKRMTAIEEMAGMDVLCSDKTGTLTLNKLTVDKSLVEVFQKGVDQDTVILMAARASRTENQDAIDATIVGMLADPKEARAGVREIHFLPFNPTDKRTALTYLDGEGRMHRVSKGAPEQILHLAHNKSDIEKRVRAVIDKFAERGLRALGVAYQEVPDGRKESPGGPWKFIGLLPLFDPPRHDSAETIRRALHLGVNVKMITGDQLAIGKETARRLGMGTNMYPSSALLGQNKDESIASLPIDELIEKADGFAGVFPEHKYEIVKRLQARKHICGMTGDGVNDAPALKKADIGIAVADSTDAARSASDIVLTEPGLSVIISAVLTSRAIFQRMKNYTIYAVSITIRIVLGFMLLALIWKFDFPPFMVLIIAILNDGTIMTISKDRVKPSPQPDSWKLAEIFATGIVLGGYLAMMTVIFFWAAYKTDFFPRLFHVESLEKTAQDDFQKLASAVYLQVSTVSQALIFVTRSRSWSFVERPGFLLVFAFLVAQLIATLIAVYANWAFAAIKGIGWGWAGVIWLYNLVFYFPLDIIKFLIRYALSGRAWNLVLEQRIAFTSKKNFGTEERERKWAHAQRTLHGLQPPEASIFENKTTFNELNQLAEEARRRAEMARLREVSTLKGKMESVVKQKGLDIETIQQSYTV